A stretch of the Actinomyces faecalis genome encodes the following:
- a CDS encoding glycosyltransferase family 4 protein has protein sequence MGGVARHVLDTARQGIPDTRMVVMCPPGPLASALQEIDVPVLVESFGPEAGLHSSVRSLRHAVAKLRPAVLHTHLAYADIVAALAVPVSWPVRLVSTEHGIAAPGQDTVYHGNAVKSRLMSAAHAARCERFDALIAVSEATAEAMRQAWHPRQLIEIIPNGADPLPVRPERTPGLRILSLARLAPEKQIGELLKAFSVLHRDHPQAQLTLAGTGPEEAALRRSAEALGLSEAVSLPGYLDSARALSQHDVLAQLSVWENCSYSLLDAVRQGLGVVATPVGGNPEILPARCLVEASDLQAMAVAMYQQGTDLSSRPTLTTWPSVRAMTTQIQMVYRGCFT, from the coding sequence ATGGGCGGTGTGGCCCGTCACGTCCTTGATACCGCACGGCAAGGTATCCCGGACACGCGGATGGTCGTGATGTGTCCTCCCGGGCCACTCGCATCTGCCCTGCAAGAGATCGACGTCCCCGTCCTGGTTGAGAGCTTTGGCCCGGAGGCTGGGCTGCATTCCTCGGTGCGCAGTCTGCGCCATGCAGTCGCCAAGCTTCGCCCGGCGGTGCTGCACACGCACCTCGCTTACGCCGATATCGTTGCTGCGCTTGCCGTTCCCGTCAGCTGGCCAGTGCGACTGGTCTCGACTGAGCACGGGATCGCTGCGCCCGGCCAGGACACCGTTTACCACGGCAATGCTGTCAAGAGCCGTCTCATGTCTGCTGCACATGCAGCTCGTTGCGAACGTTTCGATGCACTCATCGCGGTCTCAGAAGCCACCGCTGAGGCTATGAGGCAAGCCTGGCATCCACGGCAGCTCATTGAGATCATCCCCAATGGAGCTGATCCTCTTCCTGTGCGCCCGGAGCGCACTCCTGGTCTACGGATTCTCTCTCTGGCCCGTTTGGCTCCGGAGAAGCAGATCGGCGAGCTGCTCAAGGCCTTCTCTGTGCTCCACCGTGACCATCCACAGGCGCAACTGACCCTTGCGGGTACAGGCCCTGAGGAAGCAGCCTTGCGCCGCTCGGCCGAGGCACTCGGCCTGTCAGAGGCGGTCTCTCTTCCCGGATACCTCGACTCAGCTCGGGCCCTCTCGCAGCACGACGTCCTCGCGCAGCTCTCCGTCTGGGAAAACTGCTCCTACTCACTACTTGACGCAGTCCGCCAGGGCCTAGGCGTAGTCGCTACCCCAGTTGGTGGCAATCCCGAGATACTCCCTGCCCGATGCCTGGTGGAGGCCTCCGACCTCCAGGCCATGGCGGTGGCCATGTATCAACAGGGAACAGATCTCTCATCACGCCCCACACTGACCACGTGGCCAAGCGTGCGAGCCATGACCACGCAGATCCAGATGGTGTACCGGGGGTGCTTCACGTGA
- a CDS encoding ABC transporter permease, with protein sequence MSTLPMTDRAHPTTCSASAPADSAPVSMWAWTLPTISDKSSTHLVDAFFGVLLTFRALPGIPASLPVSDLAGIVFILILLFRAPRYRLGRAELLIPGAIAMGVYLIAVSSINDVLWTRRLGHIAILLILAVLIGSGRAHLPSMLRAAAFGILVNTGLFYAGAAPDTYGGYLTGYLEDKNHAALTIAIIGVTLCAFVRRRYIIPTLATTGILIWLTGSRTTLGALAAAGLWILFRPRMRSLIPRVILGGFIAFALNILVDDYSQEGAFTDRTGSDALRERIDDAVQIKLNSTPPYGGGLGTATVEIDEKTWFFHNAYDGLRQEGGWLLLIVFVSIFVWYGLRPKRQHITNFTQLAVEAAVIVELVCAWKLGEVFFSTQTVLLLAAILEVYLKDQDPERAQISTASESTMSRYHRSLARSNSLKERALNTRRQP encoded by the coding sequence ATGAGCACTCTGCCGATGACTGACCGCGCGCACCCCACCACCTGTTCCGCCAGCGCGCCAGCAGACTCAGCCCCCGTAAGCATGTGGGCGTGGACGCTTCCCACGATCTCCGACAAGAGCTCCACGCATCTCGTGGACGCTTTTTTTGGTGTACTACTCACCTTCCGAGCTCTGCCGGGCATCCCCGCTTCCCTACCCGTCAGTGACCTCGCTGGCATTGTCTTTATCCTGATCCTGCTCTTCCGTGCTCCTCGCTACCGCCTGGGGCGTGCTGAGCTCCTCATCCCCGGCGCCATCGCCATGGGGGTCTATCTCATTGCCGTGTCCAGCATAAATGACGTCTTATGGACACGGCGCCTTGGTCACATCGCGATCCTGCTCATCTTGGCCGTCCTTATTGGAAGTGGCCGCGCGCACCTGCCCTCAATGCTACGTGCAGCCGCCTTCGGTATCCTGGTTAATACCGGCTTGTTCTACGCAGGTGCTGCTCCCGATACTTACGGAGGTTACCTCACCGGATACCTTGAGGACAAGAACCATGCAGCATTGACGATCGCCATCATTGGCGTCACACTATGCGCTTTTGTTCGGCGCCGGTATATCATCCCCACGCTTGCGACTACGGGAATACTGATCTGGCTTACCGGTTCAAGAACTACCCTCGGGGCTTTGGCTGCCGCGGGGTTGTGGATACTTTTTCGACCCCGTATGCGCTCATTAATACCACGAGTAATTCTTGGCGGCTTTATCGCTTTCGCTTTGAATATCCTGGTCGACGACTACTCCCAAGAAGGTGCTTTCACAGATCGAACCGGCAGCGATGCCCTGCGTGAGCGTATCGACGATGCCGTTCAGATCAAGCTCAATTCCACACCCCCCTACGGAGGGGGACTCGGTACGGCAACAGTCGAGATCGATGAAAAAACCTGGTTTTTCCACAACGCTTATGATGGACTCCGCCAGGAAGGTGGTTGGCTACTCCTGATCGTCTTTGTTTCGATTTTTGTGTGGTACGGGCTCCGCCCCAAGCGACAGCACATCACAAACTTCACCCAGCTCGCGGTAGAAGCTGCAGTCATCGTCGAGCTGGTGTGCGCATGGAAACTCGGGGAAGTCTTTTTCTCAACACAAACCGTCCTACTGCTCGCTGCCATACTCGAGGTGTACCTAAAAGACCAGGATCCCGAAAGAGCCCAGATCTCTACCGCGAGTGAAAGCACTATGTCGCGTTATCATCGAAGCCTTGCCCGAAGCAACTCATTAAAAGAAAGAGCCCTCAATACGAGGCGGCAGCCATGA
- a CDS encoding sugar transferase, producing MTHGKLMRIIGTSAVILDTLVILLTTVVAQDLRSRLTFIADGYVLDHTLDSLRIPLVIGWIAVIAAFGGYSTRDLEAGTSSYRRVFNASLATSCLMTMLLFFGQVPMSRSYVLILTVLGPALLVLERSLLRRAVHAFYRRDLGARRAIIVGHGPVSAALIRRVREGKWMGLNPVAMIYASPEEAAALDLPLANASAGLLPLAEEYAADLILFADGSAPSTTDFRRYLWQFERHHTELAVVSSIVDVASDRVRTRPVAGTQIVYVEDPRSAGALSWSKRAFDIITATLMLVMSSPIMIVTALLVRHDGGPALFRQTRTGRNGKPFQMLKFRSMVVDAEQRLQSVKDTPQTNKVMFKRADDPRITKVGAVIRRYSIDELPQLINVIRGEMSLIGPRPPLPREVALYTDDEWRRLRVRPGLTGLWQISGRSDLSWDETIRLDLYYIDNWSVLQDLSILLQTVKAVFTGRGAY from the coding sequence ATGACACATGGCAAACTGATGCGGATCATTGGTACAAGCGCCGTCATTCTCGACACGCTTGTCATCCTACTGACCACGGTCGTGGCGCAGGACCTGCGGTCTCGTCTGACGTTCATCGCCGACGGATATGTGCTCGACCACACACTGGACTCCCTGAGGATCCCATTAGTCATCGGGTGGATTGCCGTCATCGCCGCCTTCGGCGGCTACTCAACCCGTGACCTAGAAGCCGGGACTTCCAGCTACAGGCGTGTTTTCAACGCCTCTCTGGCAACGTCATGCCTGATGACCATGTTGCTGTTCTTTGGTCAAGTACCAATGTCTCGCTCCTATGTCCTGATCCTGACAGTCCTGGGCCCCGCTCTGCTGGTGCTGGAGAGATCCCTGCTGCGCCGTGCCGTCCACGCGTTTTACCGGCGTGATCTCGGGGCCCGCCGTGCCATCATCGTCGGCCACGGGCCTGTCTCGGCCGCGCTCATCAGACGGGTCCGTGAAGGTAAGTGGATGGGGCTGAACCCTGTTGCAATGATCTATGCCTCTCCCGAGGAAGCCGCCGCCCTCGATCTACCGCTGGCAAACGCCTCAGCAGGCCTGCTCCCACTGGCGGAGGAGTACGCCGCCGATCTGATTCTCTTCGCGGACGGCTCCGCTCCGTCAACCACAGACTTCCGCCGTTACCTCTGGCAGTTCGAGCGGCACCACACCGAGTTGGCAGTCGTCTCCTCCATCGTTGACGTCGCCTCAGACAGGGTCCGTACCCGGCCGGTTGCCGGGACCCAGATCGTCTACGTCGAGGACCCACGTTCGGCCGGAGCCCTGTCCTGGAGCAAACGGGCTTTCGATATCATTACCGCAACGCTCATGCTGGTCATGAGCTCTCCAATCATGATCGTCACCGCTCTGCTCGTCCGTCACGACGGTGGCCCAGCCCTCTTTCGGCAGACGCGTACGGGCCGCAACGGCAAGCCATTTCAGATGCTGAAGTTCCGCTCCATGGTGGTCGATGCTGAACAACGTCTGCAGTCAGTCAAAGATACTCCGCAGACCAACAAGGTCATGTTCAAACGTGCCGACGATCCTCGCATCACCAAAGTGGGCGCAGTAATCCGGCGTTATTCCATTGATGAGCTTCCCCAGTTGATCAACGTCATCCGGGGAGAGATGAGTCTGATCGGACCGCGTCCGCCGCTTCCCCGCGAAGTTGCCCTCTATACGGATGACGAATGGCGTCGGCTACGAGTCCGGCCCGGCCTCACTGGTCTGTGGCAGATCTCAGGCCGCTCAGACCTGTCATGGGACGAGACCATCCGGCTTGATCTGTACTACATCGACAACTGGTCAGTGCTCCAGGATCTTTCCATCCTGCTGCAGACCGTGAAGGCCGTCTTCACAGGTCGGGGCGCGTACTAA
- a CDS encoding glycosyltransferase family 4 protein encodes MTRIHIAANNGEIGGGEVMLIQIAEAVRALGHDVHIIGPGAEAGVVETAASMGFQTTALPPGRKAYMRALASWDRDRDGILWCNGLVPALATTGRPRRIVHLHQAPSWKHVAAGRLASAGSLALLVPSRSMARRFPTAQILPNWVPPVRATPQSTPATSGCEEPIVLGFLGRLSTDKGVRVLAQVVRLLDADSPGRYRLLLAGAPRFVDEADQRQLDASLVPIAHLTERAGWMDREEFFSSVDLAVFPSVCDESFGLIVAEAMSARVPFVISDTGALPEVAGKGYPWISRRGSVGSLLRVVQQVLASPSATVEAHLEHMHRRWEAEFSPSSGRARVRHLLTDILPQE; translated from the coding sequence GTGACCCGTATCCATATCGCCGCGAACAACGGCGAGATCGGTGGCGGCGAGGTCATGCTGATACAGATCGCTGAGGCAGTTCGTGCTCTAGGACACGATGTGCACATCATCGGTCCTGGCGCCGAGGCAGGCGTTGTTGAAACCGCAGCCTCCATGGGTTTTCAGACGACTGCGTTGCCTCCCGGACGCAAGGCCTACATGCGAGCTCTGGCCTCCTGGGACCGAGACCGTGACGGAATCTTGTGGTGCAACGGCCTGGTACCCGCGCTGGCCACCACCGGCAGGCCTAGGCGCATCGTCCACCTCCATCAGGCTCCATCCTGGAAGCACGTGGCTGCGGGCCGCCTGGCCTCCGCTGGCTCGCTGGCTCTACTCGTACCCTCCCGTTCTATGGCCCGTCGTTTTCCGACGGCGCAGATCTTGCCGAACTGGGTACCTCCAGTCCGCGCAACACCTCAATCCACTCCCGCCACCAGCGGCTGCGAGGAGCCGATTGTCCTTGGGTTCCTTGGCAGGCTCAGCACTGACAAAGGAGTCCGTGTCCTTGCTCAAGTAGTCAGGCTACTGGACGCTGATAGCCCCGGTCGCTATCGCCTGCTCCTCGCAGGGGCACCGCGCTTCGTGGATGAGGCCGATCAGCGCCAGCTCGATGCGAGCCTCGTTCCGATCGCTCATCTCACCGAGCGCGCTGGGTGGATGGATCGCGAGGAGTTCTTCTCCTCCGTGGACCTTGCCGTCTTCCCATCCGTGTGTGACGAGTCATTCGGCCTCATCGTAGCCGAGGCGATGAGCGCCCGTGTCCCCTTCGTCATCTCTGATACTGGGGCCCTGCCAGAGGTAGCGGGCAAGGGATACCCGTGGATCTCGCGTCGAGGCTCGGTCGGTTCCTTACTGCGGGTGGTGCAGCAGGTACTCGCCTCTCCCTCCGCGACGGTGGAGGCTCACCTCGAGCATATGCACAGACGTTGGGAAGCAGAGTTTTCCCCGAGTAGCGGCAGAGCGCGGGTGCGCCATCTGCTCACAGACATCCTGCCTCAGGAGTAG
- a CDS encoding glycosyltransferase has protein sequence MSRPRIAIAHDYLTQRGGAERVVLAMHRAFPDAPIYTTLYDPEGTFPDFANADIRVSALNRLPLARKHFRATLPVLAPTASTFTVDADLTIASSTGWAHGFHFTGQSLVYCHSPARFLHLSRQYLGDVSPLSPQALALGILRPALLRWDRRAALRADRYLANSTIVAERIRRVYGIDADILFPPGGVDSQAPLAPIPQAQDWVTETDPRPFYLVVSRLMPYKKVDVVLEAFSRMPDRSLLVIGRGPEQERLSRLAPANARLVSGLDDAQVRWAYAHARALIAPAFEDFGLTPLEAYAFGTPVLARHGGGYLDTVANEVSGLFFEHSTPQDVVGVVEQEAAISWDRQRITEHGRRFSEQRFTARLQAYVDGMLAA, from the coding sequence ATGTCACGTCCTCGCATCGCTATCGCGCACGATTACCTCACCCAGCGTGGTGGGGCTGAGCGAGTCGTTCTCGCTATGCACCGTGCTTTCCCGGACGCCCCGATCTACACGACCCTGTACGATCCTGAGGGCACGTTCCCTGACTTCGCCAACGCTGATATCCGCGTCAGTGCACTCAATCGTCTCCCTCTTGCCCGCAAGCATTTTCGAGCGACGTTGCCCGTCCTTGCCCCGACAGCGTCTACTTTCACGGTGGATGCCGACCTGACGATCGCCTCGTCCACAGGGTGGGCACACGGCTTTCACTTCACCGGGCAGAGCCTGGTCTACTGCCACTCCCCCGCACGTTTCCTGCACCTGTCACGCCAGTACCTGGGAGACGTCTCCCCACTGAGCCCCCAGGCACTCGCCCTGGGCATACTGCGCCCTGCTCTGCTGCGGTGGGACCGCCGCGCTGCGCTCAGAGCAGATCGTTACCTAGCAAATTCCACCATCGTGGCTGAGCGCATCCGCCGAGTCTATGGGATCGACGCAGATATCCTCTTTCCACCCGGAGGTGTTGATTCTCAGGCGCCACTCGCTCCCATCCCGCAGGCCCAGGACTGGGTAACTGAGACGGATCCACGCCCCTTCTATCTGGTGGTCTCACGCCTGATGCCATACAAGAAGGTCGACGTGGTGCTGGAGGCATTCTCCAGGATGCCGGACCGGTCCCTGCTAGTTATTGGCAGGGGCCCGGAGCAGGAACGGCTCTCACGCCTCGCACCGGCGAACGCCCGCTTAGTGTCCGGTCTTGACGACGCCCAGGTCCGGTGGGCCTATGCCCATGCGCGAGCTCTAATCGCCCCAGCCTTCGAAGACTTCGGGTTGACTCCTTTGGAAGCATATGCTTTTGGGACCCCGGTACTGGCTCGTCACGGCGGTGGGTACCTGGACACTGTGGCCAATGAGGTCAGTGGACTGTTCTTCGAGCACTCCACCCCACAGGACGTGGTTGGCGTTGTTGAGCAGGAGGCGGCTATCTCCTGGGACCGGCAGAGAATCACTGAGCACGGCAGACGCTTTAGCGAGCAGCGGTTTACGGCACGTTTGCAAGCCTATGTTGATGGCATGCTGGCGGCATAG